GTGGAGTGCAGTCACAAACCCCGACCAGACCGCGTCAGCGGTTGGTCGCGGGTAGTTGATAGGACTGCATCTGATGGACACGCCTCCCCTGTTTGTCGTCACCGGACGCTTCCTCCAGCCTGCCGAGATCGTCGCGGAAGCCACCCCACGCCACCGCGAATGGCTCGATCACCAGTACCGGGCGGGCACGCTCCTGCTGTCGGGCCGTCAGCTCGGCGGGCAGGGCGGCATCCTGCTGGCGCGGGCGAGCAGCCAGGCCAGCTTGGAGGCGCTGCTCGCCACAGATCCCATGGTGATCGAGGGCGTCGCCGCCTACACCTGCCAGGGCTTTACCCCCACGAAACGGGCAGAGGGCATCGAGATCGCAGGCATCCCCCTGGTGAAATGACAGGCTCCCGGCGTGGCATACCTGAGCGCCCGACAGCAGCACGCGCCGCACGCAGGCGGCGTTCGTCCCTGCAATCACTCCACGGCAGGGAGACAGCGCCCACACGCCGCCGGTCGCCTGCGGCGAAAAGAGGTCGAAGATGACATCAAGCAGTTCGGTTCTCATCCGGAATATCCACGTCGTAGACACCCGAACCGGGGCCAGCACGCCGCAGCGATCCGTCCTGATCGAACATGGACGCATCCGCCGCATCACCGACAGCGGGGAGATGGCTTCCACCGGCACGGAGCAGGAGATCGACGGTACCGGAAAGTACCTCGTGCCGGGCTATCTCGACATGCATGTTCACGCGGTGGACGAGGCGCAGCACACACCTGGGATCTGGAACCTCTTTCTTGCCCATAGGGTGACAGGCGTGCGTCAGATGAGCGGCTCTCCGGCGACGCTGGCACGCTCCCGGCACGTCAACGCTGAGCGCGCGGCCGGCACGCTGGATGCCCCGGAAGTGCTGATGACCCCCGGCGGCCTCTTCATGGGCCAGGCGTCGGACGAGGCGGGGGGGCGGGCCTTCGTGCGTCAGCAGAAAGCGCTGGGTACCGACTTCGTGAAGGTGGTGGGTGGAAACCGTGAGGCCACGCTCGGCATTCTCGACGAGGCCAGGGTGCAGGGGCTGACTGTCGCGGGCCACCTCATGCCTGCTCTGACCGCGCAGGAGAGCAGCGACTATGGCTACCACGCCGTCGAACACCTGGGGGCAGGTCTGGGTTTTCTGCTGGACTGCTCGCCGCAGTCCGCGCAGATCCGCCGAGATTATCTTGTGGGCGGGACGAAACCCCCGTTTCCGCCCACTTACGTCCTCAATCCGCGCGCGTATGACGGAGCACAGGACGCACCGTTCTACCAGCGGGTGCTGGATACCTTCGACGACGCGCTGTGCGAGCAGGTGCTGGGCCAGTTCGCGGCGCGTGACGTCTGGCAGGTGCCGACCCTAATCCGCATCCGCACGCAGGATTACGGAGACGCTGCCGAATACCGCAACGACCCGAACCTGAAGTACCTCGACCCGGAGACTCGGGCACTGTGGCAGCACGTCGGCGACGACTTCGCGAAGATTCCTTCCGGCGCTGCTCATACCTTGCAGCGTTACTACGATCTGCAACGGCGCGTGACCGGGATGATGAGCGAGGCGGGCGTGAAGATGCTCGCCGGTTCGGACGTCGGCGGCATCTGGCTGATTCCGGGCCACAGCCTGCATCAGGAATTCCGTGAGCTGGCCGCCTCTGGTCTGACGCCGCTGGAGATTCTTCAGACTACGAGCCTGAACGGCGCGGTCTTCGCCGGGCGACAGGACGATCTGGGCACCGTCGAGGAGGGGAAGGTGGCCGACCTGGTGCTGCTCGAAGCCGACCCGCTGTCGAACGCCGCGAATCTGGAGAAGATCGGCGGGCTGCTGCTCAACGGGCGATATTTTTCGAAGGCCGACCTGGAAAGACGTAAGGCGCAGGGCTCGGGCTTGAACCTTGCAGGTGTGTGATCCGGAGACCGGTACAGGTTTCGGGCGGTGAGTAACACCCTTCTTGCAGAGGGACGCTTCACGCGCTCGATGCGGTTCGGGAGCTGCCCACGATTCCCGGCGCTTCCGCTGTCGAAGTCGGTGGCGGAACGCGCCGCCCGATTCAGGAAGCCCCCGCCGAGGCGTTGCCTGACCCGTTCAGTCACACCGACCGCGCCGGGGACGAACGGGGCTTTCGGCCATGCGCCGCTGAGGCGACCATCGTCGAGATCGCCGCGAGTCTGCGCGACCTCGGCCTCTCGCAGACGCAGGAGTAAGCATACCGAGGTGAGGGGCTGTCAGCCCCTTGGAGGCGGGCCGAGGAACGCGCGAAGGAGGCATGAAGGCCATCGCCAGGGGCCGTGGCGAGCGGGATCGGCTGCGCCGCTTCACCGTCCTCCGCTTACTTTGCGAGAAGCTGCTCGCTGAGCTGCCACAGCCGCTGAGCGGAGTGCGGGTCAATCGAGTGCGGCGCGACATCCGACGGAATACTCTGCGCGGTGAGGGGTTTGACTTCTTCATCGAGCGGTGAAATGTCGTTGTCTCTGAGGTACACGCCGCCGATTTCGTTCAGCAGCGGGCTGGTCGCCGCGAAGACGATGGTGCTGGCCCCCTGCTGGGGCGTCTTCTTCCCCACCTCAGGATCGATGATCGCCTGACCCTGCTCGTCGATCAGGCCCATCTTCCGCAGCGCTTCGTCTCCGACCGAGCTGTTCAGTTTCGTGCCCGCGACCACACCGGGATGCACGGCGTAGCCACGAATACCGGCCCCTTCCCAGCGGCGGTCGAGTTCGACGGCAAACAGCACGTTGGCGGTCTTGGACTGGGCATAGGCCAGGTGGAGGTTGCGCCCGTCCGTGAAGTTCGGATCGTCCCACTGGATGTCGGCAAAGCGCTGAGCACCCGACGACACGTTCACCACGCGGGCACCGTGGGCAGCGCGCAGGGCGGGCAGCAGCGCCAGGGTGAGCTGGAAATGGCCCAGATGGTTGGTGGCGAAGTGCTTCTCGTAGCCGCGTGCATCCCGAGCTGGCCCACCGGAGGCCCCCGCGCCGTTGATCAGGATGTGGAGCGGGCGGCCCGAAGCCAGCCAGCGGGCCGCGAAGGCATCGATGGACTGGGGATCGAGCAGATCCAATTGGCCCACCTCCACCCGGTCGATTCCGGCCAGCGCAAGGGCCGCCTGCTCGGGATTCCGTGCGCCCACCATCACCGAAGCACCCGCTTTGCTGAGGGCGCGGGTGGTTTCCAGACCGATCCCGGCGTGGCCGCCTGTGACGATGACGTTCTTTCCGGACAGGTCGACGCCCGCAAGAACGTCGTCGGCGGTCGAGGCGGCAGGAAAGCCGCTGTGCAAGGGATGTTGCTTGTGGGTCATGGGTATGCGCTCCGTTCTGACGGTGGTTGACTGCATTCGGTTTCGTACAGGCGTTCGTCGAGTGCCGCTTTACCAGGGGACTGCGCCGGTTTCCGGGTTGTATTCCTCGCTGAAAAACTGTCCGGTGGGGCCGTCCGAGTCGATCAGGGCGTATTTGGCAATGCGCGCCCCCGCTTCCTGCACCGTCCCGGTTCCCCGGTGGTTGTTGAAGTCGGTGGCGACAAAGCCGGGATCGACCGCGTTGACTTTGATGGGGGTGTCGCGCAGTTCATAGGCCAGGGCGATGGTGTACATGTTCAGCGCCGATTTGGACGGCTGATAAACGGCTCCTTTGTGGTGGTAATACACATTCCCGGGATCAGCCGCCAGCGTCAGCGATCCCTGGCTGGAAGAGACGTTGACGATGCGTGGTTCGGGTGCCCTGCGCAGCAAATCGATAAACGCTTGGGTGACACGGACGACGCCGAAGACATTGGTTTCGAAGACCATTCTGTACTGCTCGATACTCGCTTCAAGAGCCGATTGCGGCCTGCCACCGCTCACGCCAGCGTTGTTGATGAGTACATCCAGGCGATCAAGTTTTTGACCCAACGCTACGCGGGCGGCGTTGACTGAATCCGAGTCGCTGACATCAAGC
Above is a window of Deinococcus ruber DNA encoding:
- a CDS encoding SDR family NAD(P)-dependent oxidoreductase, translating into MTHKQHPLHSGFPAASTADDVLAGVDLSGKNVIVTGGHAGIGLETTRALSKAGASVMVGARNPEQAALALAGIDRVEVGQLDLLDPQSIDAFAARWLASGRPLHILINGAGASGGPARDARGYEKHFATNHLGHFQLTLALLPALRAAHGARVVNVSSGAQRFADIQWDDPNFTDGRNLHLAYAQSKTANVLFAVELDRRWEGAGIRGYAVHPGVVAGTKLNSSVGDEALRKMGLIDEQGQAIIDPEVGKKTPQQGASTIVFAATSPLLNEIGGVYLRDNDISPLDEEVKPLTAQSIPSDVAPHSIDPHSAQRLWQLSEQLLAK
- a CDS encoding SDR family oxidoreductase — protein: MKTALITGANKSIGLETARQLLRHGYYVYLGSRSLEKGQQAVDLLNAEGLNQVEVIQLDVSDSDSVNAARVALGQKLDRLDVLINNAGVSGGRPQSALEASIEQYRMVFETNVFGVVRVTQAFIDLLRRAPEPRIVNVSSSQGSLTLAADPGNVYYHHKGAVYQPSKSALNMYTIALAYELRDTPIKVNAVDPGFVATDFNNHRGTGTVQEAGARIAKYALIDSDGPTGQFFSEEYNPETGAVPW
- a CDS encoding YciI family protein — protein: MDTPPLFVVTGRFLQPAEIVAEATPRHREWLDHQYRAGTLLLSGRQLGGQGGILLARASSQASLEALLATDPMVIEGVAAYTCQGFTPTKRAEGIEIAGIPLVK
- a CDS encoding amidohydrolase family protein; protein product: MTSSSSVLIRNIHVVDTRTGASTPQRSVLIEHGRIRRITDSGEMASTGTEQEIDGTGKYLVPGYLDMHVHAVDEAQHTPGIWNLFLAHRVTGVRQMSGSPATLARSRHVNAERAAGTLDAPEVLMTPGGLFMGQASDEAGGRAFVRQQKALGTDFVKVVGGNREATLGILDEARVQGLTVAGHLMPALTAQESSDYGYHAVEHLGAGLGFLLDCSPQSAQIRRDYLVGGTKPPFPPTYVLNPRAYDGAQDAPFYQRVLDTFDDALCEQVLGQFAARDVWQVPTLIRIRTQDYGDAAEYRNDPNLKYLDPETRALWQHVGDDFAKIPSGAAHTLQRYYDLQRRVTGMMSEAGVKMLAGSDVGGIWLIPGHSLHQEFRELAASGLTPLEILQTTSLNGAVFAGRQDDLGTVEEGKVADLVLLEADPLSNAANLEKIGGLLLNGRYFSKADLERRKAQGSGLNLAGV